AAttattcattttcaaaaaaatttaaatatatgtaTAAAATGAAGCATGTATTGAATTATGTCATTAGAAAATTTAATAACTCATGGTAATATATAAACTATTGGGACAATTCTTATCCAAACATTGTTGAGGAAACAAAACAATAGTTGTCCCCTATAGTCTAGTAAATGAGCCGCTCATTGGGGAATATTCACAATCTCTCAATACAGAAATATTTTAATGCAATGAAAAGATATGCGTAAAAAATTCCTATAAAATGGtctcttcacacctcattccaAAATGTGTTTTCAACTCATCCTCTAAACACACCTTCTCTCTTCATTTCTTTATCTTGAATTCATGTCAACCTCTAGAGTGAAAAGTCGTGGCAAgcaaaaaattgaaattgaaaaaataaccaATGAGAGTAACTTGTTGGTTTCTTTTTATAAGCCTCACAAAGGGCTCTTCAAGAAAGCTAGCGAGCTCTGAACCCTCTGTGGTGTAGAGATGACATTCATTGTCTTGTCTCCTAGCCTAAATTTCTTCTCATTCGGTCATCCAAGCGCTCAAGGTGTTATTTAGTGGTTCTTATCgcaaggccttcctcaacttgcTGAAACCATGTTGTGCATTGAGGCTTCGCGCAACACTACCTTGGGTGAGCTTAACATGGAACTGTCTCGGATCAACAACAAGTTTGACACcgagaggaagaacaacaaagAGCTAAATTGCATCCACCAAGGCTGCCCAAACTTAGATCCTAGGGACAGGTCTGATTGAAAACATGGACCGACCTCACCTTGAACATTTTAAGCTAGTCCTAAATAAACTCAAGAAGAGGTTCAAATTCTATTGTTATGGGCTCATAGATGAGGGTGTTATTGGTGGACTCTCGATGGCATGATTCCTccccaccaccacaaccaccgctGCCATCACCCACTTAGGATTCTTTTCTCTAGGCTTTTCACACCCCATAAAGCAAGGTCATAAGTGCTTTGGAGGCTTTAAAAAAGGAATAAAATGTAGGACCACCCTATCGATTCTAATGTGATCATCAAATGACGTGATGCTTATTTGtggtttagattttttttttatttagtttcaTGCATGTTCTATTCAAATAAAGTGCATCTTACTGCAAAAAAGTTCTCTTTTTGTCATTTATCTCTAAAATTTGTAATTCTTTCATATGAATGAGCTTGGTCGTATTAAATTATTTATGCACTTTGAAATTATCAAGTGGAATGGGCTGAGTAAAGGTCTGTTCTAAAAGTaggaaaaaatagtaaaatagttTATGTTGAATATTTCAAACAATGTTGTGCTTAAGAGTCAAATCAAGTGCAAAAACTATTTCATGTacgtaattaaaattaatattgaatattttGTTCGAAGATTTTCCACAATTATGAAATAAATCATATTAAAGCATATAGGATGATAATTTGCAATCGTGTCATGACTATTCATAAGTGCcactttaaatttatttataacttTTATTGATTTACGTTTTTCAATCGAACGTTGAAATTTATTGAAGCATTTTTTTGGTTTATATTATacatcaaattttaaatttctctctctctctctcacacacacacacacacacactataAACATTTTTTAGAGTGAAATCATAATTATCAAATTAATTTGACAAATATCATCAACACAAGGCAATCATGTCCTAGCTTGAAATACACATCATTATGGGGATAGCTCtccctagtttttttttttttttatttccaagATTCGAATGCGCTAATTACTTGTAttgtatataatatttataaaatataatattccCAAGATAGTTTTCTTTATTATACAAATTGATTATCATTATATGCATGATAAAACTAttagttgttttatttaataaattgaataaaatatttaaaccaCATTTTACATGAAGCTTTAATGCGGAATATATGTATTGtcgtttttcaaattttaacttGTCTTGAACCTAGAGGCTTGTTGGATGTTGTATCATTTGCTTGAATCTATGACTTTTACTGAGTTGTTCCATAGCAACCGTAGCTATCTTATGTGAGTGGGTTAAGTGTTTTATTGTCATAACTTATATGTGTTGCATTATAGTGGGTTTTTCAGTATTCCCTTATCTTGTGTGAGGATTTTTCTTATGACTTTTTAtaatttcaataaataaaaattcttgagaaaagaaaaatatgcataaTTGGGATTTATCATAAgaggaattttattttatatgaaaatattaGGAATCAATCATTATCTTTAAATCTAATCATGATGTGCGTgattgaaagaaaattaaaatgtcACATGACTAACTTATACGTGTAAATAACTTTTGGATAAGTTTTACACATACAATTAATTATaccattaaattattttttacataatagttaaataaataaataaaataacctaatgaaaaaaatattaataaatcatGGATTATTGGGATAATTCTTATCCACCATTGCTGAGTAAGCAGAAATCTTGCAATGAACAGTTTTCCCCTATAGTGTTATTCCTTCAAAATGATTATCCTATCAAATGAGTTATTCATTGGGTGATATTCATTATCTCTCAATCcagaaatattttaatgtaatGAAAAGATATGCGTAAAAAATTCATATAAATTGGtctcttcacacctcattccaAAATATATCTGCAACTCATCCTCTAAACTCCAAACACAATTTCTCTCTTCATTTCATTCATCTTGAGTCCATGTCAACCTCTAGAGAGCAAAGTCGTGACCTGGAAAAAATAACCAATGAGAATAACTTTCAGGTTTCTTTTTGTAAGCGCCGCCAAGCGCTCTTCAAGAAAGCTAGCAAGCTCTGCACCCTCTATGGTGTAGAGATGGCTATCATTGTCTTGTGTCCCAGCCAAAATTTCTTCTCATTCGGTCATCCTAGCGTTGAGGATGTTATTGAGCGGTACCTACCGCAAGACCTTCCTCAAGCTGCTCAAACCATGTTGTGCATTGAAGCTCCGCGCAACGTCAACGTGGGGGAACTTAACGCACAACTGTCTCGGGTCAACAACAAGTTTGACTCCGAGATGAAGAAAAACGAGGAGCTTAATCGCCTCCATAAGGTTGCACTAACTCAGATCTCGGGTGCAGGTCAGATTGAAGACATGGATATGCCTCAACTTGAACATTTTAAGGCGGCCCTAGAAGAACTCCAGAGGAAGACCAGATTCTATTATGATGGAATCGTAGATGAGGGTGCTGTTACTGGAGCATGATTCCTTCCCACCACCACTGACACCACAACCGCCGCCGCTATTTgtggttttgattttttttttagatttattttcatGCATGTTCTATTCAAATAAAGGGAATCTTACTGAAAAAGTTCTCCTTTTGTTATTTCTCTCTAAAATTTCACTTACTTCCTTCATATGAATGAGCTTGCTcgtataaaattatttattcatttcGAAATTATCAAGTGGAATGGGCTGAGTAAATGTCTATTCTAAAAGCacgaaaaaaatagtaaaatatttgATGATGACTCTTTCACACGATGTTGTGCTTAAGAGTCAAATCATTTTCGAGAAGGTTTGATTATGCAAAAACTAGTTAATGTacgtaattaaaattaatattgaatattttGTTCGAAGATTTTCCACAATTAGGTCATGACTATTTAGAAGTGCCACTTTAAATTTAActacaatttttattgatttacgTTTTTCAATCAAACACAGAAATTTATGAAgcgtttttttattttttttattttacatcaaatttttaaatttattcctCTCTCTAATTAAAACACATTATAAAACTATGTGAACTACGTATGCAAAATATGTTATCCGCAAGGTGGAGGAGATGAATACGAAgataagaatatatatatatatatatatatatatataatatccaAGTACTCATATTTTGTACTAAATATAATGTATATATTATGATATTTCTACctcttaaaaaaaactatatattataattttaatttataattttttttagagtgaaaccataattattaaattaattgacAAATATCATCAAGACAAGGCAATCATGTCCGAGCTTGAATTCCGCATCATTTGGGGATAGCTCTCCTAGTTTTTTTATTCCCAAGGTTCGAACTCTAATTAATTGAATtgtatataaaatttataatatataatattcacaagataatttaatttattatacaAATTAATTATCATTATATGTATGATCAAACTATTAGCtggtttatttaataaattgaataaaaatatttaaactacATTTTACATGAGGCTTTAATGCGATGTATGTGCATTgtcttttttaaaatttgaacttGTCTTGAACCTAGGGGATTGTGGGATGTTGTATTATTTTGTTGTATCAATGACTTTTACTGAGTTATTTCATAGCAACCCCAACTATCGTATGTGAGCGGCCTAAGTGATTTGTTGTTACATGTGTTGCATTATAGTGGGTTGTCCGGTATTCCCTTATTTTGGGTGAAATTTTTTCTCATGGCTTTTTATTATTTCAATGAAATGTTTGCTATagataagaaaaatataaatcgtTGGGGATATATCATATgagaaatattattttatatgaaaatattaGGAATAAATCATAATCTTTAAATCTAATCATTAAGGGTCGTGattaaaagataaataaaatgtcacatgacaacttaaaaatgtatttttacttttaaaagaAGTAATAGGGCATAATTTCATACTCTTGACCACTTATTATTCGATCTAATGATCACGCTTTATTCTCATCATTCTCACATAAGAAGACCATTCTCGTGATAAATTTCTATCTGTGAGAGAGAAAGACTTTCGGTATAGTCTCgcatttaataaataatatttagtgTAAATCCAAAGATTAGGTAGCTCGCTTTTAGTATCAAATACCTAATATCCACAGTCAAGCCTATTTTATTTCTTTCCATTTaagatatataaattaatttctttaattttttaatatattatatcaaAGATTGATTAttgttaaatattatttattcctTTTTAAATTATAGTATAAATATAATTGCAATTAGAgactaatttaattatttttttaacctTAGTTGTATCATTATCTATTTAGAGTTAATTCCTATAatagtttttaagttttataaTAGTTAATTCCTATAAATAACTTGTTGATAAGTTTTACACGTACAATTAATTATACTATTTGACTATTTTTATACATTATAgttgaataaataaaaaataagcagATAAATTTTTTTGAATATATGCATAAAATGAAGAACATATTTAATTCTGTCAttagaaaatttaataaatcatGGATTATTGGGATAATTCTTATCCAACATTGCTGAGTAAGCATAATCTTGCAATGAATAGGTGTCCCATATAGTGTtattcattcaaaataattatccACCTAAATGAGCTATTCATTGGGGGATATTCATAATATCTCAATctagaaatattttaattcaaTAAAAAGATATTCATAAAAAATTTCTATAAAATGGtctcttcacacctcattccaAAATATGTCTGCAACTCGTCCTCTAAACTCCAAACACATTTCCTCTCTACATTTCATTCATCTTGACTCCATGTCAACCTATGGAGAGCAAAGTCGTGACATGGAAAAATAACAAATGAGAGTAACTTGCAGGTTTCTTTTTGTAAGCACCGCCAAGGGCTCTTCAAGAAAGCTAGCGAGCTTTGCACCCTCTATGGTGCAGAGATGGCTATCATTGTCCAGTTCCCTAGTCTAAATTTCTTCTCATTCGGCCATCCTAGCATTGAGGGTACTATTGAGCGGTACCTATCGCAAGGCCTTCCTCAACCTGCTGAAACCATGTTGTGCATTGAGCCTTCGCGCAACATCAACAATGGTGAGCTTAGCACACAACTATCTCAGGTCAACAACAAGTTTGGCACCGAGAGGAACAACAACGATGAGCTAAACCGGCTCCAAAAGGTTGCAATGACTCAAATCTCGGGTACAGATCTGATTGAAGACATGGACATGCCACAACTTGAACATTTTAAGGAGACCTTAGAAGAACTCCAGAGGAAGGTCAGATTCTATTATAATGGAATCGTAGATGAGGGTGTTGTTATTGGAGCATGATTCCTTCGTACCACCCAcggacaccacaaccaccaccgccatcaCCCCCAAAGGAGTCCTTACCTTAGTTTTTCCACACCCCATGAAGCAAGGCCATCAGTGCTTTGTGGGCTTTAAAAAAGGAATAAAATGTAGGACCACCCTATAGGTTCTAGTGATATCATCCAATGACGTGATGCCTAATTTgtggttttgattttttttttatatttagttTCATGCATGTTCTATTCAAATAAAGGGAATCTTACTGAAAAAAAGTtctctttttgtcatttctctcTAAAATTTCACTTAATTCCTGTATATGAATGAGCTTGgtcatataaaattatttatgtgcTTCGAAATTATCAAGTGGAATGGGCTTAGTAAAGGTCTATTTTAAAATCACGAAAAAATCGTAAAATATTTGATGCTGACTCTTTCACACTATGTTGCGCTTATGAGTCAAATCATTTTCGAGAATGTTTGATTATGCAAAAACTAGTTAATGTacgtaattaaaattaatattgaatattttGTTCGAAGATTTTCCACAATTATGAAATAAATCATATTAAagcatctatctatctatatatatatatatgtaaagcacacttgagttttttcattaaatacaaaagcaaaactcaagtgttgcattgtattaaaagcatcaaaacaaacaaaaaaaactttgtaataaatatgttaaacaataataaacttaaaattgaatatatatatatatatatatatatatatatattgtaaaatactattcaactacttacaatAAATAACAACatccataaacttaaaatttacttgagttctgtatttcacaaatattaaaaataaattcaataagaaaataatatttattaacaaataattttGCGAAGAAAGAGACAAAAAtatttcaacattaaacttccATTAGCACACTTTTCATAAATTTTCAACTGAAGGTACTACTTTCCAGGCCAAAACTTGAAAGAAAGAGATAAATACCACTTTATAAaagtcttttttcttttataaaagaTTTTACACAAACACAGACTAAATTATTcaactctaattatatattttcatactTTTGCTTATTATTGAGAGTGCATTACTATTGAAACATATTATCAGCAAATGAACTTAAAATAACTTCTATTAAAGCACAACATAAAACATGtgctttaatatactaaaaaattagtaTACATTTCATTACAAttatcatattcttaattatctactgttgaataaatttttttatattacatataTTATTGTTACAAATATAATCAATGTGAGACCCAAAATTTTCAGTTATAgaattaactaattaaaatcCTATCCACGATTaggttcgatgtatcgtgaagaaaaacctgaataagtgtttatcgaatggaatgaATTTAtaaaggagaaagttcaagtaAAGGCTAAGGATAGTTttaaaatcgataaaagttatagcgcGAGTCTTATTTGCTTACGCATAGGGCaaaagcgttagtaaacgactaatttactcttaaagcactataggaactaattccaaaaatcttcagagaaatataagaatttctcttattcatttccatgacaagtgtttcgacacgaaaccctggaatgtacgaacagtcgattccaattctcggaagtttgccgaaactaagttcctgatagctcaagaacctaaaaataaactgtcgatgaagactttttctattcagagcttcaaatgaagattccacccgtgGATAtcgatttctttcgatgtttctaatctttcttcagaaggaagttttctcatccgacatcaactgcaaaaagtaactttttgggttaaatcgattaacaccgttagtgaatcgtttgctGAAATTCCAAGAaccctgtttcgagttctgaaattctgtcgccagattctctcttataattcacagaggaatgtgcaggaaaaatcggaatcgcgaaattttcattttcccgcggtttcgatctcctataaatagcataaaaactcaaaatcctcaccattttcaccaccaaggccgcgagctcaaGAGGAAGGAGGGAGAGGAAGATTTTCGctgtttcttgcctgatcgtcgcactgacagttgctatacgtaggcctcgaggtactgatgcttttccttacctctgatcgtaaattctgtagcttttctctatgtctttctgtgctcaaagttttgagctttttgtaaaagtgtccaaataacttgatttgagtgtctaaacttattgcctacatgcccaagagcatgaatatccggttgttttttgctgaatctcgccgaatcttCGCAGAGATCCAATTTTCTGGAAAAACTCATTTTTGGGTAAAAGCttcgctttttgaatcaaaaactcttgcttgagcttagcgtcagtaggattagttgttataaatgtcattaggaacacgctcatcaaatttatttttcaaaattccgactttgagttttcgggcaaaaaacactgaccaaaatacccctgtgttagttttcgacccgataatttttctgagagtttttCTGGCCtggat
This is a stretch of genomic DNA from Lotus japonicus ecotype B-129 chromosome 1, LjGifu_v1.2. It encodes these proteins:
- the LOC130731357 gene encoding agamous-like MADS-box protein AGL62, with translation MSTSREQSRDLEKITNENNFQVSFCKRRQALFKKASKLCTLYGVEMAIIVLCPSQNFFSFGHPSVEDVIERYLPQDLPQAAQTMLCIEAPRNVNVGELNAQLSRVNNKFDSEMKKNEELNRLHKVALTQISGAGQIEDMDMPQLEHFKAALEELQRKTRFYYDGIVDEGAVTGA
- the LOC130731366 gene encoding agamous-like MADS-box protein AGL62; translated protein: MAIIVQFPSLNFFSFGHPSIEGTIERYLSQGLPQPAETMLCIEPSRNINNGELSTQLSQVNNKFGTERNNNDELNRLQKVAMTQISGTDLIEDMDMPQLEHFKETLEELQRKVRFYYNGIVDEGVVIGA